The genomic DNA ACAATCTACTACATCCATTACGTTTTTGACcatattcaaagattcTTCGGCAAGAATTAAAACTTTACCATTAGCGGACAGCCTCTTTCTATGCCGTCTTGCTTTTGGAGACATGGAAGATTTATGAACGCTTATTGTCCAGTTTGTTGGTAAATTGAGTAGAGTTTGGCGTACTTGTGATCTCGCAGGTTCCGGCAATGAGTTTCCTGCAAACTTAGAAATCAATGAATAGACTTTTTTAACAGTTCCAACCACTTCCATTTTTATAACTCTGGACTGATCATCTAGAGAATCAGaagcatcaaaaaactcCTCATCCGAATCATCATCCGAATCGTTACTAATGTCGCTTCCGCATTCCTCTTTGTCATGTATGTTCCTTGGAGGATGGGAAACTGGTTTGCCTCGCTTAAGAAACTTCTTAtcctttctttctttctcaaCTTGGGTTTGCAGGACCGAAACCCTATTTGTGAGCTGCTTGTTAGCTAATTTTAGGAGATGCAAGCATGCCATTAATCGTTTTTTCGATTCAATAGACATGTTTAACTGATATTCCTTCAGGTTGCCTTTACTCTTAGCAAGAGCTTTAGTGATCTTCTGTCGCTTCGAAACATTGTCGCTACCTAAATCGTAGTTGGGTTCATCGCTTTTGGGGATATCATTAAAAGATTCCCTTGAAGGTCCCCGCTCTTTCTCAAGTAAGATAGATGCAGCCCTCTTTTTACTGTTCATCTCATAGAGCGTGACAACGTTATTGATAATGGAATTCCGACGCACCTTTTCCAGCAGAGAATATTGTGAGCCCTGCAATGCTTGACTATTTAAACCCGGatcctctttttttatcacttcttttttgttttcaagtTCCTTACTTAGCACATGCTCGTCTGCATGTGAATTCCTTAAAACATCAAGCATCTCAGCAGCTTGAACATCTTCTTCTGATAGACTCGGATGTTGTCTCAACGGCATTACGGTAATTATATTCTTATGATAATGTTAATGAAGTCTCTGGATGTATTCAAATTCACTTTTGAATAGAAAACCGGCTAGTTgcaatcaaaatcttcGTTACAATTTTGGTTACTACCAAAAACTTGCAAATCGTACCGTCTTCCTTCCTTCTATATTATACCTCTAGCCACTTTATTCGAAGGATACAATTGTGACACCAGAATTTGGGGAGGTTTCCAATAGCGTATTAAAAATATCGCGATTATTTCTTGTATATTGTACATTTGAGcatcttgttttttttcatctgaTTCGGATGCGAGTATATGTCAGGTCTGGAAAATTGGTGTGAAACGGACCGATATTTCAGACATTTCACCTAAAAATGCTAACGAGAATGTATCTATCTGCTTTCTTATAAATACCTACACTGAGTAATTATGTTTACCAACATAAAATGGACCACAATTAAGCGATTCAACAGTCAATGGCGACAACTGGCTCAATgctatgaaaaattacCCGAAAAACTGTCATTACTATTacaagatgaagagggcACCAGAAGGACGATCCGCTGTGGAGTTATATTGCCTCGCAGGCAAGAAACTAACCACTCCGAATTCATCAGTGCTCTGCTCTCTGATGTTTATGCTCGAGATCAAACATGGTTCAGAACGTTAGTAACGCGATATcatggaaagaatgtttcCAATGTACTGATGAGGTACGGTCAGCAACTTGACTTACTTAAATCTGAGAGATCGATAATGTTGACACTGCCATCGCcgtttttgaaaaggtaCGACGTTGAGTTCTTAGAGTTTCATGACAATGAAAGACCGGAATATGAAAGGGGCTGCCATTTATATGTTGATTTAGGTGACTCACCGTCTCGTGTCTGGCCTACAATAAGCATCAATGACACTAAAATATCTAAAGAACTACTTCTCTCCAGCTCAGTTAATGCAAAACTTGCTCTTAAAGCCACGATAGATTTTGTGCGAGATAAATCTACTGTTGATGAATACCTAAGAAATATGGAAACTTCAAACTTTGATAACATCTCAAAAAGATTGGGAAGTATCcttgaagataaagaaacaatattcaaaaatcttcagAAAAGtataattgaaaatatcaaaaggACAGAACTTCCCTTGGAACggaaaaagatgatagAATATGagagaaaacaaatgatgAGCGAAATCGAAAGCTGGAGTCAATTAGCACATTTAGAACTGCAGACAGTAATTAATCCTCTTCTCGACCAATTTTCGAGGGAGCACCTGTCGATATGGAAAATCTACACCTACTCTGAAAGCAAATTGAAGCTAAATTTACTCGAACTTCTCGTTGAACCTCTCACTCAcctaaaaatgaaaagctCTTTGTTCAAGCTCTCGGGCAAATTGCAACTTGATGACACTCTGGCATTGAAGTCGCCTTTAGAAATACAAAATATTGGTCAAAGAGTTTTAAAACTTCACGGGAAAGCAAATAAGGCTATCtatcagaatttttttagcttGCAATTGCCATTAATTCTCTGCTCTGTAGTAGGTGGACTTTCTGAACAATTCTCCTTTTATTCAATGGGGTCGCTGGCGTCTTTCGGTATTGTTCTTGGGTTCAAAAGGGTGATGTCTTATTGGGATGAAACCATGAAAAGTTTACAACAAGATATTATAGCAAATATAAGAGAAAATATAGAGAAAGATAAAGCAATGCTGGTGGCAAGTGGTAGAGAACGCTTCAGTGAGAAAGAGTTCAAGCTcgatcaaaaaataaaaataatagacTCGTTACCCAacgaattgaaaaaatgattcaGTAGTATACAACATAAAAAATGTATGTATGTACATGTATTAAACCAAATATGCatattcttcatcactCACAGTTTTATATCGAACCCAAGGAAAAGACTGATATTGCAATTGCTCCTCTTCTATTTTGAGATACTCGACCTTCAGTCCACTACAAGTACAATAAGGCACCTCGAATCTCATAGTTACCAGGTTCGAAGCAAGGCTGATGGTTTTCGAGACATCATCTTCGTGAATTTGTTTGTAAAGCTCTTCTAATTTGGGCCCTTCTCTTATTGGAGGTGGATTCATTGAGTTTCTTAGTTCCTCCACCTCTTTTTCATACTCTTCTTTGTTGAATAAAGCAAATTCTGCAGTCATTGATAGTTTGGTCTCGCCGTGCCCACCTTTCATGGCTCCAACTTCCCAAAGCAAAAAATCTTCACtcaagttgaaaagaacatTCCCTGTACTGCTTTTGAACCTTGCTGGCTTGCGCAGGTCTATTTCATAGTCTTTAAATATTTGTGATAATGGAACTTTAACGCTTAAACCTGAAGTGGAATTTTGGCCCTTGAAATGAGTTTCAATAGTCACTAATATTTGTactttgtattttttgattttggcTTTGACTTCATATGAGCTTAATTTAAGCATGGGTGGGTCATTTACATGTCTCTTCAGTTCATACTTACAAAGAACAAAGTCTCCATCGGGTGGAATAAATTGAATctccttttcattcaatgaTTCCAGTGAAACACATTGATGAAACTTGGAATTTGATATGAATTGAGcatctcttttcaacaatttgtTTATTGCAATTTTTAGCTTTGGCATTCCTGACAGATaagatttgcaaaatatttgaccatgaatcaaatttgtTCGGATAATACCTTGCTCGAAATCCATGAAATACTGGACCCGTTCTATCACATCAAGAAAGAACTCATTTTTACCATAATGTATACCTTTTGTTCTCCAAGAAATTGGCATCACTGTTGTATTAGCAATAAAGCTATTGTATGTATCAACACCTTCCTCGTCGAAAGTATCTTTCGTactcgtttttttttcgttgGTACTTTTCGATATTTGTAGATATTTGTATAAATCCGGCATACCACTAACCCTCTTAGATTTCTTCTTAGCTTCATTGTCGCTTTCTTCACTGTCTTTAGCACTGGCATCTCTCAATTGATTTATAATAGTGGAATCAGGCATGTTGATCTTGATTCTCACATAATCCTTCAGTATACTAGATTCAGTTGATTGGACGATACCAAAATCTATGGTTTCCTCAAAGAGTTCCATTATCAATAAAACATTATCTAGAATCATATTTCTATCAAGTACTGGTGTTTCTAGGAACTTTTTGAGGAGCAAGTGGAACTGATCCAAGAATGAAATGACACACATTATATCACAGTCATAGTCGCTCGTGTGAACAGCCGAGAGAAATATCAGTGAATCCCTCTTGATTCTTATGAAGTGCCAGTTCAACGACGTAGTAATTGGTGGTGAAGCCGGTTCATATACTCTCTTGAACAATTGGGCGATATACCGAAGGTTCGGTATTGACTTTATATTCTTCGATATTAGGGGCTCCAgattttcatcaagtaTGTATATGCATGAAGACATCAGAGTGCCGACTTATTTAAAGTAAAACTTAATTGAATGCTAACAGGACCTTTGCCTATCCTGTACTTTTCTTTACCAGTAATTTACCAGTAAcgttcaactttttttaaaCCGCGGCCAACCCTAATTCAAGTtaatgaaaatgttgaTACACTCACCGCCAACCAATTGGGTTTTGCAATGTACAATAAATTGACCAAAGTGGCACCTATTGCTCTCTCTGCAGCTGAAATAAACAAGAAACTTGCCGAAATACCCAGTTGGCTAGTCGTGAACAATGTATTGACAAGGGATATTAGATTCAAGGATTACGAAACAACATGGGCATTTCTCAATCAGGTTGCAATGAGATCACATTTGTGGGGTCACCACCCAACTATTACAACGACGTATAGTCAGGTCAAACTAGAACTTACTACTCATTCTCTCGAAAATAAGGTTAGCGACATCGATCTGAAACTTGCGAAAAGATATGAAAGATATGTAAACCTCTacgaaaaaaattgaatacGTACATATATACAGATAAAAGATTGGCAATGCACTAGTTAAGGTGCACTAGTTAAGGTGCACTAGCATCTTTGCCGTTCTTTGACTGAATCCTTCGCTCGAACTTATCgaattctttcaatgcaACCTCTTCTTCTGGATCGAGCATTTGAACCACACTTTGAACCTCTTCAACGTAGTGTTTAAGCATGGACTCAATGCCATGCTTTAACGTATCCTCACTCGAAGAGCAAGACTTGCACGCACCCTGTAATTTAAGATACACAGTACCTGATTTGGGGTCAAACGCCCGATATTGAATATCACCGCCATCGTCCTGAATTGCTGGTCTAATTCTTGTCTGGATAATCTCGTCGATCATGTCGCTGACCTCTTTGTCCTCTTCCGTTAGGTCAAATTTGGGCATCGTCATCTCATAACCGACTTCTTGGCTATCTTTCGCACTGTGAAACTCCTCCGTAAGTGTATTTTCGCCAGAGGCCAAATGTTCAGTCAGTAACTCGATTACCTTGGAGTTCACTTGATTCCAGTGAACCATAGGATCCTTGTTAACTGTTATAAAATTATCGCCGATCATCAGTGACTCAACGCCGGGACATTGCACAAAAATGCGCTGAGCGAGTTTGGAATGCGATATTAGTGAATCGTCCGTATTCTTAATCTCCACACTACTGCTACCATGGTCTTGAAGCAATTCTCCATCCGTGGAGACGAATTTTACAGCGTTCTCGTTAGGTGTGGTCAAGGTCTTGATTGAAATCCACCTTTGTGCTACCGCAGGCTGCCAACTAAAGCGACCCCTAGAAGCCAACCCTAAGACACTACCAACTCGACTTTTGAACATTATCACTAACAAATATCCTCTAGAGCTAAAAATCCTTGGTACCTTTCTTCTaaatttgaatatcatTGTTAGTGATTACCAACAATTTCGTATTTGTATAATCTCCAAAATATCTCACACGTGAATTTCACATGCCTGCAGCAAACAGTAAATCGAGATTGGGCAGCTGAAGTGCTTGCTACGACCTGCTAGCAGCGCTAATCTACTGGTATGGCGTGTATCATAGTTATGGCCGCATATCTATAGTCCTGTCTCTATTAGTATCCCAAGTTGAAGGCCGATAAGCTggtcaaatattttgggCCGCTGCATCAATTAACACGTTCTTACCTCATGGAAAAGACATACCAATCACCAAGAGTCATGATGCAAGTATTTTTGAAGCAAGCTGAAGACATTGCCAGCACTGATGAAGACCAAATGAGCATGCTTGCTGCACGCTGTGCATTGGAGCGATGCCATTTGCTCGAAAAACAGGGGCTCATTCTTAACGGGTGctaaaatgaaaaataggAGCCATTAAAATAATTTATCGAATATACCAAATCGCGATataaaattgataattGTGACCTCTGTTTATCTAAGAGAAGCAGGTTGTGAACTGTTCTCTGTCTGGGTTGTAGATTGTATAACTATCAATTAGAGAAATGCAGCTGCTTCGACTACTGGCCACATTATGGGTTTTGCTGAATGCTGGCATGGTTCATGCCAACAGACAAAAGATCAACGAGAAAGTGATTCAGACATGCTCTGGAATGTACTCTAAGGAAGATTGGGGAGGTAAGGTTGATCCTTTCATCTCATTTAATATGAAGCAGATTAGCGAATTAGCCGAAAACGATCCGGGAGTCATTGTAGCgatttttgattatcaaGATTACCAACATTTAGGCgcaaaaacaaatgatgaCAGGAATTATTATGTATGTGATGATTATGCTATTGAGTTGAGCCTTTGTGATGCCGAGCATAAGAACGAGTTCATTGTAAGAGACATTGCCTATGATCCATTTACAGAAACCAACAGAACTTTGGTCAATCAGGTGATGACATTTTCGCAAGACACTGTGGGATTACATGACACCAAGTATCCGGTATTAAAAACCGGTTACTTTTGTGTAGCTGCAATCTCAAGCTCTGACAACACCAAGTTTAATGCtgtcatcaatttcagaaatgCCTATGGTAATTTAGCGGCCGCTGAGGTTAACAAATTACCGCTTTATGGGCTATTGGCTATTGGATACGTCATTGCAATGGCACTGTATTCGTTTGCATTCTGGAAACACAAGCATGAGTTATTACCTTTGCAAAAGTACTTGTTGGCATTCTTCGTTTTTTTAACAGCAGAGACAATATTCGTATGGGCATTTTATAATATTAAAAACGAAAAAGGTGATTCAGCTGGTTTAAAAGTATATGTTGTATTTCTTGCCATTTTATCAGCGGGTAAGGtaacattttcttttttccttctaTTGATCATTGCTTTAGGATACGGTATTGTTTTCCCCAAATTGAACAAGACATTGATGAGGCGCTGCCAAATGTTTGCTGCATTTACTTACGCACTTTGTATTGCGTTTTTGATTCAAGACTATTTACAAGATCCTGACTCTCCCTCTCTGCTTATTTTCATTACGGTGGTTCCATTAATGCTCACTATGTTCGCCTTTTACtttatgattttgaaatcaatgaCCAACACAGTCCGTTATTTGAGAGAGCAAAGGCAAATGGTCAAGTTGAACATGTACAGAAAGTTACTTACAATCATTTATgcttctcttttgattGTAGCAGCTGGTTTGGTAATATCTACTTTTGTCTTTGTAGGTATGAATACTATCCAAATGGTGGAGCAACATTGGAGAACtagatttttcttcacagACTTCTGGCCAACGCTAGTTTACTTTGGGGTCTTTGTGATCTTTACATTTATTTGGAGACCAACGGACACCTCCTATATGTTAGCATGTTCTCAGCAATTACCTACTGATCCAGAAAACGTGGCCGATTTCGATTTGGATGACTTACAATCTTTGGGTGAACCAAGTAACAATTTTGATGACACAATTAGAGATGATGATATGATATTTactgatgatgaggataaTGGAAACGAAAGAGAGAATCAAAAAGCCAATCAGGAGCCAAATAAAATGTCAAGTAAACCAACATAAATTGAAAACGGAGAATGAGAGGTTCATTTAAAGCGAACAAACTTATAATTCCTGTTTTCGATGgcagaaatttcaaatcagtTTATTTGTGATTTTAATATGACactgaaaatattttaaatAAATTCAACGGTTTCTATAAACccaaaaaaatctaaatTATTATATACTATGCACACCAACTTTTATATATCAATCGTTGTATCAATCTTAAAAAAGGATATAAGTATTGTCTATGTAATAATGCAGGGTTTTTGTAGTTCTATAAAATTGAACAGTCCATTGTTAACTATTTAAGATGAAAAGTCTTGCCGATTGTggttttcattttccttgCAGCATTTGATCCTGCATTGTGATGGGCTTCGGAGGTTTTTGGGAActcttcttcgtcatcgtcatctcTCGGAGCAGAAAATTGGCCAAGTGCATTTAATCTTCTTTCCCTCTCTATTGCTGTTTCAGGTTCTTCTTCTCCAGAATATCCTAATACGCTATTTGCTAAATCACCGCTTTCCTCATCATAACTGTCACGATCACCTGAATATTCAGAATCATCCTCATATTGATCAGTGTCATCTTCATATTGTTCATCtccatcttcttcttcttcgtcctcgtcttcctcttcatcttcttcttcgtcatcttctGATAATGAATGCCTGTTTTTTGGTGCAGGAGTTAAATTTCgcaccattttttttaaatcatcTGTTTGCGTTTCAGCACTGCTAGGATTGCTTGGTTGTGGTTTTGCTTTCAGCCCAACTGCTGATAAAGCCTTCGAAACAACGCTACCGCTTCTCTCTCTGGCAAAGTTCTTTGTTTTGTCCGCATGAGTATTAATTTTGTAACGCCGTAAAACTTCaccctcttcatcttctatAATTAACAAATTGTCAATCTTGTATGCATAATATTTGTTATTGCGATCTGCATCTACAAGACCATGcattttgataaagtttGGTGGAGTAActatcttttgaagattccTTAGACTGTGGGCAGATTTTTCACTCAAAGTTCTGGACAGACTGGACGAAATACTTGCCTCTTCGTCCTTTGGAGGTTTGTCAAATTGTGCTTGATCTATAATTTCACCgtctttattttcaataataatcttattattttcttgatagGCGATATGTGCTTGTTGTTCTCTCTTTCGCAGTCTCTCGGCTCTCTCAGATTCGGTTGAGCTCTTTGATTCGTTTTCCCAATCTTTATGTTCGTTACCTTCCGAAGCAGTTTTCTCTAAATCTTGCTCGTGCCCATGCTCTTTATACTCCTTTTCGTCAACCTCATCCTCAATATCCTGCAAATCGGGATTTCCAGTATTTGTTGCAAAGGAATCCAATCCATGTATGATATGTGCAGTTGTACGACCATCCATTACATTCAGTGTCTCTTGAGTATTCTCACTTGATGTTTGCTGTTCAGATTTGTCAAGAGCTgcctcttcatcttcttcactttcGCCCTCTCCTCCCTTAGCGGTACTTAAAGCAAATGTGGCAGCTCTGGCCTCCTTTTCGCGTTGTAGTCTCTCTCTACCCAAGTCATTAAGTTCTTCATCATAATCTTCATGATCCTTTGTACCACTTTTAGATAAAACGCCGAAGAGttctcttctctttctatGTCTTTTCTTATGTTTACGTCTTCTCATGCCACCAGCAGGTTTGGCAGGAGTTCCACTTGTTTCAACCTTTTCATGAACACCAGAAACAGATGGTGCTTCTGTATCGACACGTTGTAAGGAAAAAGACCTTCCAGTTTTATCCAATGAAGGTAATCTTTGCATCCAAGAACTTTTACCATTGCCATTGGTTGTATGTGTTGTAAATGTCTTGGTCAAAGTAATTGTATTCAAATGGCGACCGAGGGTGATAATAGCAACCGATGAACCATGAACAATAATAGAAGttacaatgaaaaaagaggtCATAGGCCATAAACATGCGATAAGTTTCCAATGAGGTGACCCTTCTTCCGGTAGGTCACTAAGCGGAGTCTCTTCGTTATTGACGCTTAGTTCTAATTCACTTCGGGCCAATATGGCAGCAAAAATTGCACCAACACCAATTGGTCCAAAGTGCCCAACAAACATCGCTTCACGCCAGGATTTTATATCTGGTATAAatggtttcaaaattaaaattGCGGGTATTCTTCTTAAGAAAATGAcaacaaaagaaagaataatcAATCTCCAAATATTAGTTCCGATTGCAGGATTATTAAATTGTTCCCAAGGAATGATTGCGccaaaataaatgaaatatgCATAGTTTAGTAAAACATCTATCACAGTAGATATATTACTATCATGAGTTTTCTCTGAAAACCAACCGTCCCAGGAAAAGGCTGTACCAGCAGCAAAAGAGACTAGCAAATCATCAACACCAAGCAATGAACCAAATCCCGCGCACATAAATGCCAAAACCACGTAAAATGCTAAAAACGATTCGCGATCGATGATTCCACTCTTTTCGGCATATTTGATACAAACTTTACCAAGGTATCCTATGACGACACCTAAGAAACAACCGAAAATGCATTCATAAAGGATGGTAACACAAATCCAGTCTTTGACAATTTCCCTACCATTACCAGCGTGAATGATCAGGTTTAAAGATAGGTAAATAAAAGGAAATGCCATCCCATCATTACACCCCGATTCGGCAGATAGTAGGTTTCTTAAATGGCCAGGAACTCTTTGCGCAAATTTACCGGACACGACAGATTGAGCCAAGATAGGATCCGTTGCTGTGATGCAGGAAGATACCAACAAACTATCAGCAAAATTCAACGCTGGCATCACTATCCAAACGAATAAACCTATTATCAACCACCCCGACGTCATCACGGGAAGTAGCAGCAATGCAACAGAGTACCAATGTTTCCACATGTACTTTCTGGGCAGCTCGACGGCCACAGCAAAAATCTGTAAACATAAAACGATCCTGGTAATTTCTAAAGTTATACTATCGGAATGACCCCATGATAGAGGATTGAACCAGTTCAAACAGTGAGGCCCAACGATAAGTCCAAATATCCCTGCAACAGTAGACTCACCAATATAAAGTTTCTCCTTCACGAATAAAGACACTAAAGAAAAGATAGATGAGAAAACACCAACACACGCATACGCAACGTGAGCTTTTGATACTTCCAGTTGCTCCCAAATGGCCATAATTAGTAAGCCTGTTGTACAGTAATGCGGCTATGTTTGCATACACTTCTAAAGTATCGCTAAAATCCAAGAtctttcctcttttttgattggtAAATCATGAAGATTACAGTTCAGATAGAGATcagaaaacaaaggaaaTCCATTCAATCTCTTCTCACATTTAAGAAAGGGTCCTTCTCACTTCCTTTTTGCGACAGAAAAACAGAACACAGGGTAACACCATAAACGAGGCGCAGGGTTACCAAGACTGGCCGGGTGTCCGGCTTTCTGACCTCCAAAAATCTCCTGTGTCCGGGTCACCGCACTGCTTGATGCATGGGTCTACGAGATTTCTAAAATGTTTCTCAAACGTTTCCTGAGCCAATTTCGTTTTTATGACCACTTTGGAAAAAGCTCCCTCGTGAAATGATCATTTTCCTAAGCCTTTCGGTACCGTGGTGAACGGCTTTTCTGGTGTTAGCCAGTTCGCTTGTGTGCTTGTGACTGGCTCTTCTCCGGTTAACCAGTTCTATGTGTATAGTACTAAAATTAAAGCACATTGAGATCTGCAAGCAACGTAGGGCATGAGATAAGATTCAGATCTTCTTGTGCGTTCAGTGCGTACATCGTATTGTGCTACTCTACTCTTCTTGGTTGGGTTTTGCAGTTGAACAGATAGACGCATGCCTGCTTCGATGTCAGCACATCGGTGCTCATTTGTATCGCACGCACGGACAAAGGGTGCATGCAGGTCTCTAGCAAATGCGATTCCTGATAACTAGCAGTCTTGAACTAGAATGTATAGCCATCCCTGCTCAACGGTCGTCGTCTCAAGTGTCTACACCGCGACTATATCGTTGCAACTCACTAGGTAAACTGTTGATAAGGACTGGGTGTTTCTTAGTCCGGGTAACTGCTAccaagaaaataaaaatagtAATATACAGTTTTCTATATGCTTTCTGGTCAAATAAATCCTTTGACTTGATAG from Zygotorulaspora mrakii chromosome 7, complete sequence includes the following:
- the NHA1 gene encoding Nha1p (similar to Saccharomyces cerevisiae NHA1 (YLR138W); ancestral locus Anc_8.341), with product MAIWEQLEVSKAHVAYACVGVFSSIFSLVSLFVKEKLYIGESTVAGIFGLIVGPHCLNWFNPLSWGHSDSITLEITRIVLCLQIFAVAVELPRKYMWKHWYSVALLLLPVMTSGWLIIGLFVWIVMPALNFADSLLVSSCITATDPILAQSVVSGKFAQRVPGHLRNLLSAESGCNDGMAFPFIYLSLNLIIHAGNGREIVKDWICVTILYECIFGCFLGVVIGYLGKVCIKYAEKSGIIDRESFLAFYVVLAFMCAGFGSLLGVDDLLVSFAAGTAFSWDGWFSEKTHDSNISTVIDVLLNYAYFIYFGAIIPWEQFNNPAIGTNIWRLIILSFVVIFLRRIPAILILKPFIPDIKSWREAMFVGHFGPIGVGAIFAAILARSELELSVNNEETPLSDLPEEGSPHWKLIACLWPMTSFFIVTSIIVHGSSVAIITLGRHLNTITLTKTFTTHTTNGNGKSSWMQRLPSLDKTGRSFSLQRVDTEAPSVSGVHEKVETSGTPAKPAGGMRRRKHKKRHRKRRELFGVLSKSGTKDHEDYDEELNDLGRERLQREKEARAATFALSTAKGGEGESEEDEEAALDKSEQQTSSENTQETLNVMDGRTTAHIIHGLDSFATNTGNPDLQDIEDEVDEKEYKEHGHEQDLEKTASEGNEHKDWENESKSSTESERAERLRKREQQAHIAYQENNKIIIENKDGEIIDQAQFDKPPKDEEASISSSLSRTLSEKSAHSLRNLQKIVTPPNFIKMHGLVDADRNNKYYAYKIDNLLIIEDEEGEVLRRYKINTHADKTKNFARERSGSVVSKALSAVGLKAKPQPSNPSSAETQTDDLKKMVRNLTPAPKNRHSLSEDDEEEDEEEDEDEEEEDGDEQYEDDTDQYEDDSEYSGDRDSYDEESGDLANSVLGYSGEEEPETAIERERRLNALGQFSAPRDDDDEEEFPKTSEAHHNAGSNAARKMKTTIGKTFHLK